GACACCGGGGCACCTCCCCCTCAGGGATCCTCACCCCAGGTGGcgggcctgggggtgggtggcggccttggggggggggggcgggacaCTCCCTGACCTTTGGGGTCACATACAGTTTGGAGCCTCTAGGCCAATACTGAGTCCAAAGCTGGCCTACGAAGACAGGAGGAAACCAGCCTccgaggggcaggaggaggcatcTGAAACACAAACAACCAGGGCGGGATGAGCACCCAGGTTGCAAAAAGACCCCCCACAACTCAGCACAAAAAGGACAAGCAGCAAAGTAGACAGACAGGCAAAAGGCATTTCACAGAGGAAACCAgccctgccgggaaggagggaaaCGGAGAATTTGGGCCCAGCCAGCCCCAGGCCTGTGGTGCCCCGAAACCTGCCACAGGAACAAACTGGAACCCGCTCAGGCCTGCGAGAGGCGCGTGCGGTGGGGCGGCACTTACCGCGGCGTGGTCTGCGCCTGGTTTGCGCCTCTCAGCGAAAAAGGGGGGCGTGTGCCCGGCACAGAGAAGGGGCGGGGGTCTGGGAAGTCACAGGGGGCAGAAAGGACGGCTGGGAGGACCTCTGGGGCAAACAGAGGGATGGCGGAGCCAGGGAGAGGAGCAGGACAGAACAGCGGTGGCGAGTTCCCAGGGGTGGCTTGAGCCGGGGGCAGGATGGACCAAGGTCACTGGGGATGAGAAGGAGGGGAAACTGCAAAGGCAGGTGCTCAGAAGGGCCCCCGAGACACCGAGCTCTACAGgtgccctggggaggagggaccaGAAAGGGAAGGTGACTCTGAACAGGTGCCCTGAGCTCCAGAGAACAGGCAATGTCCCGGGGCCACTGTCACCCCCAAAGGGCAATGGCAAAAACAGCAAGGACGTCCAACAGGGAAGACTGGGTGCATCTGGGGAAGAAGCAGAGCTTGAGGAGGGGACTCGCTCCTGTCCCGTGGGGTGCGGTCCAGGGGCagtggcagggagggagcaggatcCGCAAGCAGGGGGAGGCCGGGAGGCCCAGTCTGGGAGGGAAGGCTGACTCACCCTGATgaccagagagggagggggaggaggcccGCTCTTCCAGGACTTCATTTGTGGAGGACACGGGAAGGAGCAGGTGAAGAAACTCACCGGGAAGTCAGACATCAGATTGTAGTAAGGATCGGCGCCCACTGACTTGTACGGAAAATCAAAACTGAGTTGCAGTCGGGTGCCTTTCACAGGGACAGCCGAATACTAGCCCACGCCCACCTGCGACAGGGCCAGGCCACTCTTCCTGGGCCCACACACCCGGCAGAGAACCGGCCCGGCAGCCACTACCGTTGCAACTGTCCCCACATCAGACCACACTCCTCCCTTTCCTGTTCCCCTCCTCGGGGACCTGGGGCACCCTGCTTCTCAGCATAGAGGGGAGGGCCAGAAAAGGGGGTCCTTACGCAGCACCATCACAGCTGTTCCCCACCAGCAGCCACATATCAAACGTCTCCGGCTCACTGGGCAAGTTCTCTTGCTTCAAGCAAGATTCGGGAGGAGCTCCAGCAGCAGCCCAGCGTTCCGGGAACCGTCCCTCATGATTTGAAACCGCTAGGAGGAGGTTCTGGGGTGTCAGGACACAGCTGGTAACCATTCTATGGGCGCAAGAAGCCGAGGAGGGGATGCCGGCATGGGCTGAGTTGGATCTGGTGACTGTTAAGGTCCCCCGCAGCCCGGAGGCCTAAATCCCATGAAGGCAACCCTCCGCCCCCTCACCTCAGGGCCAGCATCCCTGCTTCCTCGGGCTTCTGCAAGGAGAGAGCAGGTGCAGCTCGCTGGAAGACAAAGCAGTCCTCTGCGGACCCAAAGTTTCCTAAGCACCCACCCCACCGTGTCGGAGCACCCAGCTTAGGGAAATGAGTAAGACACTGTCCTCGCCGTCAAGGGACCCAGCGCCGCTGAGCGGGCCACGGACTCTTGGAGAGCAGCTACAACCCAGGAGGAAAAGCCCAGGGAAGGATGGCAGCAGCAAGGCGCAGCATTACCAGAACTCCCAGACAAGAGTGCCTGGCGCCCGGGGGGCGGGCGGAGATGGGGAGCTTCCAGTTGCGCCCGGAAGGAGGACAGGCGTTTGTCAGGACAAGAGGAGCCAGCCTTCCAGGTGTGGAACCGCGCGTGCCAAAGCCTCCAGTCGGGGTAGGGCAAGTGCGCTCACTGTGCAGGGACAGCCCAGTGACCTAGACTGTTGGGTGGCCAGGAGGGAGAGCTGGGGCCACTGGAAGGCCCTACCTGGGCCCCGAGGTGTTGGAGCTTAAACAAGAGAGGACTTGGCAGGGTTTTCAGTCTGGGGCTGACAAGGACACATGTGCAGTTAGACACGTGTGGAGCAGcccctggaggaggagagacaggaggCGTCCAGGCCGGTGGGGGGCTCAGGTAATAGCACAGGCCCCGGCCATGAGGCCTGAACTCCGGAAGGGGCAGTGGGGACAGGAAGAGAAGCATTTATTCTGATCGGTCACTTGGGAGGCAGGGACACAGGACTTGGTCATCAAAGAAACAGGGAGGGAGGGCGACGGTAAGGGAACCAAAGGAGCAGAGCCAGGCGGGTGGCATCGAGTGGCTTGAGCCcccaggggagaggaagaggacagAAAAGGGCTCTGACAGGGAAGCTGGCTTTGTGTGGGACCCCAGGTCCGCGGAGCAGCAGGAAACAGTGTGGGGATTTTCCTTCTCACCTGCAGAAAGGCCAGACCAAGACTGTACCTCAGGACTTGGCCAGCAGTCCCAGGGCGGCCTGGAGGAGGGGAACTGGCCTGAGCATTCAGCCCTGAGATGCAGGACTCAGCCCAGAGGCTCCGCCCTCTCTCCGCCTCCCTGTCGTCTGAGGTCCATTCCGACGGTCCGATGAGGTCGCTGACAACGCTGGGGGCTGCCACTGCGACTCTGGCCGACTGCTGCGGCCTGGACTGGACGCCTATGTCAAGAGACTCAAAAGGGCACTGCCTGTCCCCGCCCACCCTCCATGGGTTCCCAAGACCCACAGCTCCATCCCTGTCAGCTCCGCTCCACTCCTCCCCAGCTCCACTCGGCTCCGCCCTCAGCTGCTCCTCCCCCTGAAAGCTCCGCCCTGCTCCTCCCCGGCTCTGCCGCCTCTTCCAGGAGCGCCTCCTCACACAGTTCTTTCCCACGTCTCAGTCCCAGAAActgctcccccagctcctcccagctccagcccacTGCGTCCCAGCGTTTCCTCAGCTCCGCCCCACTCCTCCGCAGCTccacccttctcctccctcagctgctcctcctcctggaagccccgCCCTGCTCCTCCCcggctctgcctgcctcttcaCCCAGCTCTCCTCAAACACCTGCCCCACAGGCGCCTCCCTTAACTCCTCCAACCCAAGTTCCTTCCCCGCAGCTCCGCCTCCTTCCTCGCAGCTCCGCCCTgcttctccccatctcctcccacaGCTCCTCCTCGCCAAGCTTCCTCACAGCTCCGCCCCGGCTTCTCCCTTGTCGCTTTCTCGAGGCTCCGCCTCCCCCTCCCGCaactcctcctccccagctctttACCACAGGTCGGCCCCTGAtactcctcccccagctcctcccagccccgcctcctccccgcAGCTCCGCCCCTCGGCTCGCCCCTCCTCGCCCCTTCTCCGCCCCGCCCACCTCCTTGACCTCCTCCGGTGCCGCTCCCGGCCTTGGATTGCGAACCTCCTTCAGGCCTGGTCGTCCCGCGGGCCACAGGGCCTGGCGGCTCCAACAGCGCCTCCTAGCGGCGGGGCCTACGTGGGAACGAGTCCTTGTTCCTAAGCGCGTGTTACGTAACTGCGTACCTGCGTGCTGCGTGCGTACGTGGTACGTGCTTCCGTACACCCGGAAATAAGGGGCGTCAGCGAGTCTGCGAACGGAGCGCGGTTAGGGCCAGCTGGCGCTGTCCCCTGTCAGTACTTCGGAGTCCCCTGTCAGTACTTCGGAGTCCCCAGGACGGGGAAGACCGTCCAGCCGCGTGGCCGCCGCCGGGCCGTCCCAGAGTCCCCGCGACTCGCGCCGCCCTCACGGAGCCAGGACCCATCCCGCCCAGCCCCGGAGGGAGCCGAGACTCGCCGTGTCCTCCGATGGTACCTCCTCGGGGCACTGGTTTCcgggctgtggggctgggagcGGCATGGCAGCCGAGGCCGccctttcccatcccctcccGGTGGAAAGGCACACCCGGGATTCCATGGAGGGGAACGTGTTGTGGGGCCCCCAAATCCTTCAGGTGTCGACTTCTCCTGTTGGATCTAGGGTCTGCTGGGCGGTGAGAACATGATCTACTTAGGTGAAGTGATTTTCTCTGCTGCGGGCTTGAGGCATCGTGGGGACCCTGACCCAGCGGGGGGACGAGAGACCCACTGCCCTGAAGAGCAGAAGCAGCCCCGAGTGAGATGCCATGTGTGTTTCTCCTCAGTCGGGCCCTTCTGGGTCCCGGTGGTCTCCAGTCCCTGCTGAGGAGAAGACACTGTGGTTCATGTTGCTGTCTTCTAGCTGATGACCTTCTCTCCTTATCTCTCTCGTCCcctgcaggtgaggaagctgagccaAGTGGAAGAGCATTTCCTCCTGAGGCGGCCAAGCAGGTACCCTCTGCATCAACAGGAGGGCACTCCGCCCCCTTCTTCCCTTTACAGTTACCCACCCTCGGTGTCCATTGTCCTGGGCAGTCGTGTCAGAGGCCCACCGTCTGGGTGGCTTACACAGCAAAAATGCCTCCCCTCTCAGTTCCGGAGGCTAGAAGCCTGAGATCAAGGTGGCGGCCGATTTTTGGCCCTCCTGAGGGCTGTGGGAGGATCTGTCCCGTGCCTCCCGCACTTCCGGGGGTTGGCTGGCAGTCGCTGGCCTCCCTTGGCTTGTAGAGCCCCGCCTCGTCTTCACGTGGAGTTCTCCTGTGTGTGTGCCTGCCtctaaatttctcctttttataaggacaccaggccTATGAGATGAGGGTCTACCCTGAGGAAGTCATTTTAACATGATGACCTTTGTAAAGCCCTTTCTGTTATCTGTAAGGTCATGCTCTGGGGTACCTGACATTGGGACGTCAACACATGAATTTGCGGGGAACGCAGTGTACCCCATAATAACCCACCAAGTCACTGAGTAGGAACACACTAGGAATGTTCCAGGCCTGGAAGGGAGGCCCTCATGGCTGCAGGGGGTAAATAaaggggagaggagagcaggCAGCCAGGGAAGGAGCCAGAGCATGTGGGGCCTCGTGGGCCCCTGTTCCGCTTGGAGAAGCAAAGCCCTAGAAGGGACTGGGCTGGGTGCCTTTGGGGCCATGTGCCCCGTCCTCACAGCCACGTGGAAACTGGGGCTCCGCCAGGTGCCGAGACCCAGCTGAGGTTCGGGCCTGGGGCCCTGCTCCTCCTGCCGCACAGCTGTGTCCTCAGGGAGGCGGAGCCATCCTCCCCTCCAGGTACAAGGAGGCGAGGACGCGGTGCATGCGGTCAGGCCCTCTGGAGTCACGTGCCATCTCTTTCTACCTCGGCGCCTCCTTCTCAGCTGTGGAGTGGGGTGACGGTAGCACTGCCCCCAACTGGGATATTGGAGGATCGATATCTCTGATTCCTGGATGTGGATGGTGGTCGTGCCAGGGCCCGGCATGGAGACGGAGCTTACACCAGTGCCGGTGGTTCCTGCTCTCATTTGTCGGTTCTCTGGGCTCCAGGCGGGGGCATCTGTGGACAGTGGAGGGCAGGGGTGCCGGAAGGGGTGAAGGAGGTGGCACCCAGAGGCGTGTGGAGGAGACACCTGAGATCCAGGGCgtcccagggctgggctgaggtTGGTAGCAAGGATTTGCGCTCCGCAGCCCAGGGGTAAGGGTGGTAATGGGGCATCTGCAGGGCACTGGGAATGCTGGGGCCGGGGAGCTGCggggggtgggcgggggtggggagagaagcaaAGCCCAGGACTGTCCCTGTCTGTGCTGGGAGAGGACCAGAGCCTGGCCACACGGCTGTGAAGCCGAGGGGCCCTCTCTACCTGCTCTGTGCTCCCCGGGCTCGGGGACCTCTGTTGTAGAACTGACCACACGCCTTTCTCTCCCTGTGCCCACCCTCCTTTGTGAGCCCCCGCAGACTCCATCTGATGGACAGATCCTCCGAGTGACCAAGCTCCTCCTTTGGGCCTGTGAGCTGACTGCGTGAACACAGGGAAGGAGCCAGCGCCCTCTGATCCCCCACCGTCCAGGTCAGTGGAGGGTCAGGGCACCGGGGCACATTGTGGGGAGGTCAGGTCCACGGGCCGTGAGCTCAGAGGGCCGGCGCCTCTGGCTTACTGACACTTGCTTCTGTGTTTCCCCAGCAACGTGAGGTCAGGGGAGCTGCAGGAGATGAAGTTCAGCTGCCTCTCCTTCCGGCAGCCTTATGCAGGTTTCGTCCTGAACGGGGTCAAGACCCTGGAGACGCGTTGGCGTCCCCTGCTGAGCGGCCACCGGCACCGGACCCTGGCCATGCACATCGCACACAGGGACTGGGAGGACACTGCCTGGAGGGAACTGCTGGTGGAGAGGCTGGGGATGACCCCTGCCCAGATCCAGGCCTTGCTTCAGGATGGGGAGAAGTTTGGCCGCGGAGTCATAGCTGGCAAGTGGTGGTGTGCCCAGCCCTGCTCCGGAGCCTCCGAGGGCGGCCCCCAGGCTCTCCCGCAGGGCCTCTGTGACTTGTTTTCTTTCAAATACCTTGGTGTGTGGGCTGCGGTTTCTTGGAGCAAGACACCTTCAGAGGGGCAGCCAGAGTCCACGGGCTGGCGGTTGGCGGGCCGAAGTTCCCTCACCGCTGCTCGGGGCCTCAGTTCCCATTGGGCTCTAAGAGGCAGAGGAGGGTCCAGGACTGCGTGTGCCatttccatgtgtgtgtgtgtgagcgtgagCGTGCCAGTGCACATGTGTGGGCGCACCGCAGAGACTGTGATGAACAGCGCAGCACCCAGAGCAGGTCAGGGGTCTGTGGACTCAGGCTGCCCTCCAGGCTTCCTACGCCTGGGCCACCCCTGCTGCCCGCGGCCTCCTGCGCCAGTCCCCTAACGCTGCAGCCACCTGAGCCAGTCCCCTAAACCCTCATGGGTTGTGGTCCTGCATCAGCACCTGTCACCTGGCGGATTGCCTGGGGACCTGATTGCCCATAGGGTCCCCTTCTGATCGTGACTTGCGGCCTTCAGCACTGACGTGGGTGGGGTCACTCCCTCGGCCTCGCCCCAAGTGCCCTGAAGAGGGACGTCGGTTCCTCGGAAGTGCTCAGCCAGCGCGACCCAGTTGACCCTGGGTCCACGTGCTGATATCGCCTCCGTCTCTAGTGGTTGTGACCTTGAATAACCATGTTCTCTTAGGGGCAGGCCTGGTTTATGGAAGGGAAGACATCTGTGTGCTTCTCTCTTTGTGCACAGGGCTCGTTGACGTTGGGGACACTTTGCTGTGCCCAGAAAACTTAGGTCCCGAGGAGGTTGTGGAACTGGAGAATCGAGCCGTCCTGACCAACCTGCAGCAGAAGTACCTGACCACGCTCTCCAACCCCCGGTGGTTACTGGAGCCCGTGCCCAGGAGAGGCGGGAAGGGCATCTTCCAGGTAGACGTCCCCAAGCACCTGGTCCCCTTTGGGCAAGAGGCCTGAGCAGCGTGGGCTCTTGAGAGGAGGTGACCGAGAGACCAAGCTAAACCGTGGCACGGTCAGCTCGCCGTCACGCCCTGGACGTGCTCCCCTGGTTCGCTCTGAATCGGCGCCGCCCTGGAGGGCGCTCCCCACTCTGTGCTGTTCCCGGAAACAGATGTGTCCACCGGGACGCGGGGACGGGGGAGCGGGACCCCTGCAGGGAGATGCCTCCCTGGGCTCGGTGACAGAGTCTCAAGGACTTTGGACCTCTAGGACAAGGGGAAGCGGCCTTGCAGGCCGCTGCTCATTCTGGCCCTGCTGATTCTGGATTGTGTAGAGAAATGTGTTTTGAGAGAGCTGGTGAGTGTTCTCCCCGCCTTTGTTCTGGTCAAAACCCCTAGAGGGTCTGAAGAGCATCCAGGAGACGATGTGGGACGGCTGGAGCGGGCGCTGAGTGCTTGCCAGGGAGTCACCAGCCAGCGACGGCCTGACTCCCGGGCAAGAGGACGTCGGACTCAGAAAGAGCACCGTCTGCCTCGCAGATGACTCTCGCCCTGTTGTAAAGTGTCCCTTGGCTCACGGAGCCGGTGTGTTAGACGTGCCGCACGGCCGCTTCACGTCCCAAGAAAGGGTCCTAACTACAGCCCTGATGGAAGTGAGCAGTGCTGGTGTTCGCTGGGTGGGAGATCTTTTATACATTtgttggggggggaggggttggTCAATTGAGAGTAGGGTTTCCAGTGGTTGCTACCTTCGAGGGTGACGGGCCTCCCCCCAGGCGTTTGACTGCAACCCCCCGTCTCTTCGGAGCCAGGCTGCAGTGCTCTCAGCCCTTGGTGGAGGGGGTGGCCCTACTTTTCGGCGGGCCTCCGTGGGGGGCCCCTGGATCGTGAGCTGGAGACGCTGAGCTGCTGATCAGAAACTTCTGGCATCCTTGGGGGACCCAGGAGGAAGACCCTCCTGCTCCGCGATGCATGAGTAATGGGGGGGAGACACCCCCGAGGTCAGAAGCCAGGCTGTCTGTCCCCTGACGGGCAGGCCCGGCCCAGCGGACCAGACCTTCCTGGGCTCGCCTCAGTGCTCGCTCCCCACCTCCTTGGGCGGGTGTCCGAGATGCCACAGCTTCAGATGCAAGAGGCCGATGGGGACCAAAGCCTGCCCCCGGCCGGGGTCTCCAGCCTCCGCGGGCTTATCTGGTGAGAGGTGTGCGGAATCGAACGCGAGAAAGAACACGGACCCGCGGGTCTCGCAGATTGTTTATTTAGTCCCGGggagttttgcttttctttattaaaGCCCAAAATGTTCATGGTTACAGGACGGTGCTCTTCGTGTGTCTCTAGTGGTCTGTGAGCTCAGCGCTTTGGGTTGTTCTGGAACTGTTCGCAGAGAGCACACTTGTAATCTGAAGAGCCCTCGGGCTCTTCATCGGCCTCGGGCCTCCTGGTTGGGGGCCATGAGCAGAAGGGCCGCGAGCAGCATGCAGTAACCCGTGTTGCACGTGGACACCACCGAGCTGGGATCGGGGCAAACGGGGGGGCTTCTGGGCAGCTCCCCTGCACCGTCCCTTCCGGCAGTAGCCGGGGGCACTAGCGTGACATTCCTGGAGGTGCCCTCCCCACTCGGGCCGCCCTGCTCGCTGGAGGGACGCTGCACTACCACCAACCTGGCCACCCGGCCGGCAGACAAGACGCCAGGGAGCACGAAGGCCCGGAAGCCGCTGGGCACCTGAGCACGGGGGGCTTCCCTCTGGGTCTTCCTGTCGGCATCATTGGTGGAGTCATTCTGATGGAAAAATTGGGTGCATCTCATAGGTGGGACGGcttgcttctttctctttggggtggttgtgctggaagcggGCCGAGCAGTTGCTCTCGGGTCACCTTTTCTCCGCATGTTCTCGATCAGCAGGGGCTTCTCTCTCTGAAAGTTGCAGTTGTGGTAGATCTGAAAGGACAAGAATCATTCTCGTCATTTCGGGGGAAATATTCACTCCTCCCCGCCCACCTccgtcataaaggtcttgtttgacTGTGGAGAAAAGGTCTTTTTAAATTCCTGGCAAGTTTTGTTTCGCCCTGGAGTGTGCGCTCACTAAAGCTACGTGGTGCCTGGGCTGAGGTGTCACTCTAGCTCCCTGACGTGAAGTGGCCCCTGGGTCTTCGGTCACACCCGCAGGGCATCTCTAAGGGGCGAGCCTTCCATGACACGCCGGACTGCCTCAGCCTTCATTCAGTACTGGCTCACAGGAAAAAAGTCCCCCTCGGGAATGAACCCCGCCCAGCACATCACTCATCCGCTCAGGACTAGGAAGCTGTTCCAGGAACAGAGAACTCGGGAGACGGAAGGGCTGTCTACGTTACCATCAGCCTTTTCTTCCCCGGAGAGCGACCCAGAGTGCCGGGCAGGTGTATTTTCCTGAACCCATAGAGGTTCAGTTGGCGGATGAAGCTCTTCAAGCTGTCTGTTTCAAAGATCCTGTCTGCGCCGCGCCGGCGAAGAACCTCCCGCTGGAAAAGGTCTTCCTCGATGATCAGCATGTCTCCCTTGTCGTTCCAGCGCACGGACGTGAAGGCCTCGTCCTCCACTATCATCCAGAGCTTTCTCGGGAAGGAGAGCCCAAGAACACCATGGGTTCCGTCCACGTTGGCGGGACCTGGGTTTGGGTCCTGTGGTGGCTGGTTGTCTTGGGAGCCTGGATCTTGGCTCTCGGCCTGGTCGCCGGGCCTCTCCAAAATCTCCCTCGAATCCACCTTTGGATCCGGGGATGAACCCGATGGGGCCCCCGCTGGGGGCTCTCCATCAGCTGCGGGGGCCGCCGTGGCCGTATATTCCTCGTCGGGGCTCTGACTCGCCATGCAGCTAGTCTAGACCAGGCACACGCTCTCCCTGAGACCAGATCACTGAGCTCTCAGGGCAGAAGTGCCTTCAATCTGAGCAGGGACGCCCAGTAAATAGTGTCCGCAGAATTCTAGAATCTCGGTAGCAGGGCAACCAGCGACTTTGGTCATCGTCCTCTTTATGTGTCACGTGAGGTCACAGAGTTGGTCTGGACAGGGAGCCCTggccgaggggaggggaggggaggggaggggaggggaggcgaggGGTACAGAGCCCCcagcttctctgttttctaaaagtGTAGGAAGGTATGTTCAAGTTCCCGGGAGAAGGCTCCCATCTGCTGCCAGGCACCTTTTTCCCAGGGGCCAGGCCCTGAGTGGGCGGACAGACATGATCCTGTTTCCATCCCCAAAGGTTGGGGAGGCCTGTTGCCAGCCTCCGATTTGTTCAAGGGCCAGGCCCTGGCTGGCCCTGGCTTGGCTACCACCAAGGCGGCAGGGGTGAGATGGGCCCCGGGCGACTGCACCTCCCGGAAGTGGTGGTCCGAGTGGGCTGGTTGGCCCGGGCTGGCTGGCAgcgccccctacccccaccccgccaccagCTCCTGCCTTGGTCTCTTCCAGCTGTTCCTGCTGGCTGGTCGGTCCAGCTCTGATGGGCCGTAAGGAAGTGTTCCGTTCTCCTGCCCCTGGGTCGAGCTGTCCCCAGAGTGGGGCTGTGTGTGGGAGCGTGTGGGGGCACTCCCCACGTCCCACTTCAGTGTCACcaaagcacctggcacatagggTTCCCCCCGTGCCGCGTGAGTGGATGGCCGCATCCTCCCCTGTGCTTTGGAGCCTCCTTTTGAGCTCCGCTGTCCGCAGCCCCACCCCTCTCCAGAGCACATGGGATCCTCTTTAGTGTCCATTTCTTGCCATAGAAACTCCTCGTGGCCCGAGAGCACTCACTTTCAGAACACCGGCCTTAGTCCGCGCCAGAGCACCTCCCTCAGACCTCGGATTCAGCCTCCCCTGAGGCTGCTCTAAGGCCCTCTTCCCTCTGTCACTGGGGGGGGTTAGGCTCCTGCCCTGCCAGATTGCTGGCCTTCTGCTTCCAACTCGGCTCTGCCCTGCTTCTTCCCCTTTGCAGTCCTTGATCTGGGGGTTCAGCATGTATTCTGATGTGTTGAGAGCAAGCATTTCCCTGGTCTGCTCCCAGGCCTGCCCTGCTGGCCTTCCCCgagccagccccacccccagccctgggtcCCCGTCCCGCCGTCACCTCGGTGGCAGGTACACTGAATAATTTTGCCTGCTCTGGGTGCGGTACTTCTCAAGGGGCCTACTCTACAGACTCACTCCCAAGGACAATTCCTACTTGTTGAGCTGGACGTGACCAACGGAAAGCCCGTCCACGTGTGACTGAAAATAGATGAGGCTCTGGGTGTGGGATGGGACAAATCCCGCCCGAGAGCCGTCTTCACCACGGATGGCAGGACAGACAGGACAGTGGTCTGGGGGGACACGTGTTCTGTAGCCGCTGTGGTGGCTGTTCTTCCTAGTCACTGCACAGGGAGAGACAATGGGACCTGGAAAGGCCCGTCTGCCAGGCTCCTAGGTcctcatcccagctctgccgctaAGGAGAGGCGTCTGTCCTCTCTGAGGGCCACTCCCTGTTCCAGAAGGGGAGGGCAAGGGGTTCGAAAGAGATTCTCCCAAGGGGCCCTCGAGTCTGAGGACTGTCAGCCTTCGTGGAGCTCCTAGGCCGAGACTAGAGCTTGGGCTCAGGTCTTTGTGCCTCTAAACAGGTTTACAGAGCACTTGTTCGGGTCACTCCCTCCTGCAGGGACGTGTCCTTAGAGTTCGAACTTCAGTGGAGGCCATGGGGGCGTCTCAGAAGGGGGCCCAAAGGCTGGGACATCGGTGGGCCGATCCCAGCCCTGTGGCCTCGCCTGCCGCCCGCTCCTTCCAGCCCTCCCTCACACCCTGGGTCTGGTGGGCCTGCCCCCTCACaggtctgcctccctccctcccacgcacccctgcccccccccggggggggccGGCTGGGCCGTGGCTACGTGTAGCGCCCCAGGGGTCGCTCTCAGCCACGGCTCAGGACACTTGTTACTCGATACCAGCCCTCACGACGTCCAAGGCCTGCCTTTCCCAGCCTGGCCCGCCGGCCGCTGCACCTGCCTTAGCCCCTGGTGTCCGCCAGCCCAGAGGACCACCCAAGCGCTCTCCGTCACCATCCATGGGCCCTGGGCCAGACCCGCACCCAGTCCCCAGCTGCTCTGGGACCCGCCAAGAACTCCCCTGTCTGGGCGTGTCCTCAAGCTGCCTCGTCGGGTGGCGATGCCCGTCTCTATCCAGAGGCCGCTCTGCATGTTGGGGCCCGGCTTCAAGGCCGGCCCGGCTTCCAGGCCACCTCGGCAGTCAGGGCTTCCTCCGGTCCCAGGCTCCCTCCCAAGGCTCCCACAGCCCGCCTTGCATGTCCAGTCCCAAGATGGGGTGCTCCTGTCTCCCTGAGACCTTGGGTGtatctgcctccccctccagacCAGGAAAGAGGTCCTTGAGGACAGCAGACTAGGATGTGAACGGGGTCCCCAGCCTATCTTGGAACGAACAAATTTGTATGTCCCCCAGGAGCTGGCTTTAGTGTCCTTGAAAGCAGCTGTGCACGGTCACTGCGACAGCTCGAGCAGGTGGGAGGGCGCCTGCATTCCCTTGGCGGTGCTGAGCGCTCTGCGGTGCAGCGCCGTGGACTCTTCCCGTCTGACCCGGGGCAGGTGGCAGGGaaggcccgggccgggccggggaaGGTGGAGTCGTGGGCCTAGGATCCGCCCGACGGAGAAGTAG
This Camelus bactrianus isolate YW-2024 breed Bactrian camel chromosome X, ASM4877302v1, whole genome shotgun sequence DNA region includes the following protein-coding sequences:
- the EOLA1 gene encoding protein EOLA1 isoform X1; this encodes MKFSCLSFRQPYAGFVLNGVKTLETRWRPLLSGHRHRTLAMHIAHRDWEDTAWRELLVERLGMTPAQIQALLQDGEKFGRGVIAGLVDVGDTLLCPENLGPEEVVELENRAVLTNLQQKYLTTLSNPRWLLEPVPRRGGKGIFQVDVPKHLVPFGQEA
- the EOLA1 gene encoding protein EOLA1 isoform X2 produces the protein MKFSCLSFRQPYAGFVLNGVKTLETRWRPLLSGHRHRTLAMHIAHRDWEDTAWRELLVERLGMTPAQIQALLQDGEKFGRGVIAGLVDVGDTLLCPENLGPEEVVELENRAVLTNLQQKYLTTLSNPRWLLEPVPRRGGKGIFQEQH
- the HSFX3 gene encoding LOW QUALITY PROTEIN: heat shock transcription factor, X-linked member 3 (The sequence of the model RefSeq protein was modified relative to this genomic sequence to represent the inferred CDS: deleted 1 base in 1 codon) is translated as MASQSPDEEYTATAAPAADGEPPAGAPSGSSPDPKVDSREILERPGDQAESQDPGSQDNQPPQDPNPGPANVDGTHGVLGLSFPRKLWMIVEDEAFTSVRWNDKGDMLIIEEDLFQREVLRRRGADRIFETDSLKSFIRQLNLYGFRKIHLPGTLGRSPGKKRLMIYHNCNFQREKPLLIENMRRKGDPRATARPASSTTTPKRKKQAVPPMRCTQFFHQNDSTNDADRKTQREAPRAQVPSGFRAFVLPGVLSAGRVARLVVVQRPSSEQGGPSGEGTSRNVTLVPPATAGRDGAGELPRSPPVCPDPSSVVSTCNTGYCMLLAALLLMAPNQRPEADEEPEGSSDYKCALCEQFQNNPKR